A genomic stretch from Halorhodospira halophila SL1 includes:
- a CDS encoding 2Fe-2S iron-sulfur cluster-binding protein yields MPNVTFRHPEHGDRTVQAVAGSHTEPVLKLARRHNIPISFDCQDGQCGSCLVYVRYGVTKGTMAGPLTDREERVLLELGKVTQAEIDRMRVDDFPTNWRLMCQMVVRDEDLVIEYGHR; encoded by the coding sequence ATGCCAAATGTGACGTTTCGGCACCCGGAGCACGGGGACCGCACCGTGCAAGCGGTCGCGGGCAGTCATACGGAGCCGGTCCTGAAACTGGCCCGCCGCCACAACATCCCGATCTCTTTCGATTGTCAGGATGGCCAGTGTGGCAGTTGCCTCGTTTATGTCCGCTACGGTGTCACAAAAGGAACAATGGCGGGGCCGTTGACGGACCGCGAGGAGCGGGTCCTGCTGGAGCTGGGCAAGGTCACGCAGGCGGAAATCGACCGCATGCGCGTCGACGACTTCCCGACCAACTGGCGGTTGATGTGCCAGATGGTTGTTCGCGATGAGGATCTGGTGATCGAGTATGGCCACCGCTGA
- the cowN gene encoding N(2)-fixation sustaining protein CowN yields the protein MATADHEATGLDCDHAIRRLLRRIDAHIADEPRDSPVRRYLERELGGREGTEADTRLVVHAQINVVRELFERRSDADGLRLLSNIERECC from the coding sequence ATGGCCACCGCTGACCATGAGGCCACTGGCCTGGACTGTGACCACGCGATCCGGCGGCTGCTCCGCCGGATCGATGCCCACATCGCGGATGAGCCCCGGGACAGTCCGGTGAGGCGCTACCTGGAGCGTGAACTCGGCGGGCGAGAGGGCACGGAAGCGGATACCCGGCTGGTGGTCCATGCGCAGATCAATGTCGTACGGGAGCTGTTCGAGCGGCGCTCGGACGCGGACGGCCTGAGGCTCTTGTCGAATATCGAGCGGGAGTGTTGCTGA
- a CDS encoding dodecin, with product MSDHVYKIVELTGSSPNGIEEAVNNAIARAGETLRHLRWFEVVDTRGHIEGGRVNHWQVTVKVGFTLEGG from the coding sequence ATGAGCGATCACGTCTACAAGATTGTCGAGCTGACCGGTTCCTCCCCGAACGGGATCGAGGAGGCCGTGAACAACGCCATCGCCCGTGCCGGCGAGACCCTCCGCCATCTACGCTGGTTCGAGGTGGTGGATACCCGGGGGCATATCGAGGGCGGCCGGGTGAACCACTGGCAGGTCACGGTCAAGGTCGGGTTTACCCTGGAAGGGGGCTGA